Proteins from a genomic interval of Arachis hypogaea cultivar Tifrunner chromosome 10, arahy.Tifrunner.gnm2.J5K5, whole genome shotgun sequence:
- the LOC140175741 gene encoding secreted RxLR effector protein 161-like: protein MVDCKPIDTPMLVNHKLKIVEGVTLTAKKRYQRLVGKLIYLSHTRPDIAYAVGIVSQFMHKPQEDHMEAAMRIVRYLKGAPGSGIIFKKNGHLKVETYTDADWAGNPNDRRSIAGYFTLVGGNLVTWKSKKQTVVALSSAEAEFRGIVKGIAEVLWIRKLMTEIGFPPQLPSQLKCDNKVAISILENFVQHDIEQNMLRGIDTLSKKKLKMALLSFHL, encoded by the coding sequence ATGGTGGATTGCAAACCAATAGATACGCCCATGCTAGTTAATCACAAGTTGAAGATAGTAGAAGGTGTCACCCTAACAGCTAAGAAAAGGTACCAGCGACTGGTTGGAAAACTAATTTACTTATCACATACTCGGCCTGACATAGCTTATGCTGTGGGAATAGTAAGTCAGTTTATGCATAAACCACAAGAAGATCATATGGAAGCTGCCATGAGGATAGTTCGATATTTGAAGGGAGCTCCAGGAAGTGGAATCATTTTCAAAAAGAATGGCCATTTGAAGGTTGAGACATACACTGATGCTGATTGGGCGGGCAACCCAAATGATAGAAGATCAATAGCTGGTTACTTTACACTTGTTGGAGGCAACCTAGTAACTTGGAAAAGCAAGAAGCAGACAGTTGTAGCTCTTTCAAGCGCAGAGGCAGAATTTCGAGGGATCGTTAAAGGCATCGCTGAAGTATTGTGGATAAGAAAATTGATGACTGAGATTGGGTTTCCACCACAGTTGCCAAGCCAGTTGAAATGTGACAACAAAGTCGCAATCAGTATTTTAGAGAATTTCGTACAACATGATATAGAACAAAACATGTTGAGGGGGATCGACactttatcaaagaaaaaattgaaaatggcaTTATTAAGCTTCCATTTGTGA